The Prunus persica cultivar Lovell chromosome G7, Prunus_persica_NCBIv2, whole genome shotgun sequence genome has a segment encoding these proteins:
- the LOC18770418 gene encoding beta-glucosidase 12 has protein sequence MTNSFKYETCHFPLYHDILRSCPLKPIQCPCVFTILMRSTYFLLYIKAMQHASQSQLILLKIITNNNNKKPQVMAMQLRSFLLGILLLIGFAFTNSEADIRAPPTHFDTASLNRSSFPEGFIFGVGSGSYQYEGAAKEGGRGPSIWDTFTHKYPEKISDGSNGDITVDQYHRYKEDVGIIKNMGWDAYRFSISWSRLLPNGKLSGGVNKEGIKYYNNLINELLRNGLTPFVTLFHWDLPQTLEDEYGGFLSPHIVNHFQDYAELCYKEFGDRVKLWSTLNEPYTFSDYGYATGTLAPGRCSTWQQLNCTGGDSSIEPYLVTHHQLLAHAAAVKLYKNKYQASQNGVIGITLVSNWFEPFSEEKENKNAALRALDFMFGWFAEPLTSGDYPQSMRSLVGSRLPKFTKEQSKLLIGSFDFLGLNYYTGYYASDAPQNNSVYASYTTDVGVNLSSERNGVPIGPKSESGGLNVYPQGIQHLLLYTKKKYHNPIIYITENGVDELNDPKLSLAEALNDTHRIDFYNRHLHYVQSSIDNGVKVKGFFPWTFLDDFEWNSGFSLRYGITYVDHNDGLKRHPKLSAHWFKSFLKKY, from the exons ATGACAAACTCATTCAAATATGAAACTTGCCATTTCCCTTTGTACCATGACATTCTACGTAGTTGCCCCCTCAAACCCATTCAATGCCCATGTGTGTTTACTATTCTCATGCGCAGCACGTACTTCCTCCTCTATATAAAGGCCATGCAGCATGCCAGCCAGAGCCAACTTATACTTCTCAAGATTattaccaacaacaacaacaaaaaacctCAAGTTATGGCAATGCAATTACGTTCTTTTCTCTTAGGCATACTGCTACTAATTGGCTTTGCTTTCACAAATAGCGAAGCTGATATTAGAGCTCCACCCACACattttgacactgcttctcTCAATAGGAGCAGTTTTCCAGAAGGGTTCATATTTGGTGTAGGTTCTGGATCTTACCAA TATGAAGGTGCGGCAAAAGAAGGTGGTAGAGGACCAAGCATTTGGGATACCTTCACCCACAAATATCCAG AAAAGATTAGCGATGGCAGCAATGGAGATATCACTGTTGATCAATATCACCGTTATAAG GAAGATGTGGGGATTATAAAGAATATGGGGTGGGACGCTTATCGATTCTCTATCTCATGGTCAAGATTGTTACCAA ATGGAAAGTTAAGTGGAGGAGTGAACAAGGAAGGAATCAAATATTACAACAATCTCATCAATGAGCTCTTACGCAACG GTTTAACGCCATTTGTGACACTCTTCCATTGGGATCTTCCTCAAACTTTAGAAGATGAATATGGTGGTTTCTTAAGCCCTCATATTGT AAATCATTTTCAAGATTACGCAGAACTTTGTTATAAGGAATTTGGTGATCGAGTAAAGCTTTGGAGCACACTGAATGAGCCGTATACCTTCAGCGACTATGGTTATGCAACCGGGACCCTTGCTCCGGGACGATGCTCCACTTGGCAACAGCTAAACTGCACCGGCGGAGATTCATCTATTGAACCATATTTGGTAACACACCACCAGCTCCTTGCTCATGCAGCTGCAGTAAAattgtacaaaaataaataccaG GCGTCTCAAAATGGAGTGATAGGGATAACACTGGTGTCAAATTGGTTTGAGCCCTTTtcggaagaaaaagaaaataaaaatgctgCATTACGAgctttggattttatgttcGGATG GTTTGCTGAGCCATTGACAAGTGGTGACTATCCGCAAAGCATGCGGTCTCTCGTCGGAAGCCGATTACCAAAATTCACGAAAGAACAATCCAAGTTGCTAATTGgttcatttgattttcttggactAAATTACTATACAGGTTACTATGCAAGTGATGCACCTCAAAATAACTCGGTATATGCCAGCTACACAACAGATGTTGGCGTTAATCTTTCAT CTGAGCGTAATGGGGTCCCCATCGGTCCAAAG AGTGAATCAGGAGGGTTAAATGTTTATCCACAAGGAATTCAACATCTTTTACTCtacacaaagaaaaagtatCACAATCCAATTATTTACATTACTGAAAATG GTGTGGATGAGTTGAATGATCCGAAATTATCACTTGCCGAAGCCCTTAATGATACCCATAGAATTGACTTCTACAATCGCCACCTTCATTATGTTCAAAGTTCTATTGA CAATGGTGTCAAAGTGAAGGGATTCTTTCCGTGGACGTTCCTGGACGACTTTGAATGGAATTCGGGATTCAGTCTTCGATATGGTATCACGTATGTAGATCACAATGATGGGCTTAAAAGGCACCCAAAACTCTCGGCGCACTGGTTCAAAAGTTTCCTTAAGAAGTATTGA